A region of the Myxococcus stipitatus DSM 14675 genome:
ACCACGGAGTGGTGCTCCCATCGGGGAGGACTCGGTAGACCGTGAGCACGGGGCGGGGGGGCTCGATGGGTGGGGCGGGCTTCGGTGCCGTGGTGGCGCACCCCAGCATGAGGCACAGCGCTCCTCCGAGTCGCGACAGCCCACCACCCATGCATTCACCTCCCGCGAGAGTCCCGGCGCGTGGAGCATGGCGCAGCGGCCGGAGGCGCGGAAGTCGAAGTGTGCGAGGGCCGCTCAGGACGTCTTCGTGACCGCGAGCAGCCGCTCCACCGCCAGCAGCACCGAGGCGGCGCTGGCCGGGTGCTTCACGAAGGCGGCGGGGTTGAGGTTCGTCAGTCGTCCCATCAGCGAGTCGGGGCCGCTGACATTGACCAGGATGACGCGGGTGCCCGGGCGGGCCGCGGTGCTGAGCACGTCGAGCGCGGTGCCGGTGTCCACGACGATGATGGGCGCGGGCCGGGTGGTGTCCGTCGCGATGCGCAGGCCCTTCTGTTCGAACAACTCGGAGACCAGCGCGAGCAGGCGCGTGTCCGTCAGGCTCACCAGCACGGGCACTCGCGTGTCCAGCTCCACGGCGGTGGCGGCCTGGGGCACGGCGCCCTTGCCCAGTTCGCGCACGTCCTTGGTCAGCCACTGCATCACATCCGCATTCAGCACGCCGCGCACGCGCTGGAGCAGCGACGCGTCCTGCGTGAGGAAGTGCTTCAGCCGGCGCTCCGCCTCCGGAGGAAGCTGGGTGAAGGCCACGCCCATCTCGTCGTCGCGAGACCACGCCACCTGCGCGAGGGTGCGCAGGGCCTGCGGTGTGTCGGGGAGGGTGATTCGCAGCTCCAGGGTGCTGCCCACCGGCAGCGCGCGCGTCGTCCGGAGGGCCAGCCCTCCGGCGCCGATGTTCTTGCTGTACGCGCGCACCACGTCGTCCTGGTTGGCGAATGTCACCTCGAGCACAGCCTCCGCGCGCGCGGCGCGGACGGGAAGCGGACTGCCTTCGGGAGGAAGGGCGCCCAGCTCCAGGAGCACGTCGCGCAGGAGTTCCAGGCGCTGCTCTTCCTCGGGGCCGAGGGCCTGCGTGCGTTGGCGTTCCAACAGGGACTTGTACTCCTCCAGCGCGTTGACACGTGGACTTCCCATGAGCTCCCCGCCAGCTGCGTCCGTTGCGTAGCGTGCCATGCGCGCGCCAACCCGCGCGAGAGGTCGGCTTCCACCCTGCCGAGGAGGTTGCTCCCTGCTATAGCCACTTCATGGATGCCTCGTTCGAGCCCCCGGAACGACCGGGAACGTTGAGTAGCCTCCTTCGCTGGACCGTGGCCTGTGCCGCGATGCCTCCCTTGCTGCTCCCCGCGCTCGCGCTGGGGCCGCTGCGCCCGAGCTCCTCCGATGCGCTCATGCGCACCTGGTGTCTCTGGGCGCGTCGCGTCTTCGGCGTGGACGTGGACGTGGTCGACCACAACGAGGGGGGGTATGACGACGGCGCGCCGTATGTCTTCCTCCAGCTGAACCAGACGAGCCTGAGCGAGGCGTTCGTCACCACCGCGGCGCTGCCTCGGTGGGCGCTCATCTTCATGAACATCGAGTTCGCGGCGCTGCCCTTCATCGGGTGGGTGCCGGTGTCGCAAGGCTCCGTGGTGGTGGTGCGTCAATGGAGCGCGCAGGCGCGGCGCGCCGTGGACCGGGCCGCGGACGCGATGCGCAGGGGCGCCTGCTTCTACATGTCCATCGAGGGCCGTCGCAGCCCCGACGGCGCGCTGGGGCCGTACAAGAAGGGCGCGGCGGTGCTCGCCATCCGCTCCGGGGCCCGCATCGTCCCCATGGTGTTTCATGGCGCGCGGGACGTGCTCCCGTTCGGCGAGTGGCGCGTGCGGCCGGGCCGCGTGCGCGTGGAGCTGCTCCCCGCCATCGAGACGGAGGGCCTGTCCTACGCGGACCGGGACGCGCTGGTGGAGCGGCTGCGCGTGCTGGCGCAGTCCCAGGGGCTGGGGCGTCCTCCAGGCTGAGTCACACGCGCGGGCTCGCGGCGAGTAGGCTTGCCGCCATGGCCTATCAACGCAATCCCGTGAAGGCGCCGCGCGTGTCGGGGCTCGCGCTCAAGGCATTCGTCAACACGCTGGAGAGCTCGGTCGGGGCTCCCGTGTTGGAGAAGCTGGTGCGGGACAGTGGCATCACCCCCTGGCGGGAGCTGTCGCCCGGAGACGCGCCGCCGCTCCAGTTCCCCCTGCCTCCCGGTGCGCCCGCGACGGAGCCCCAGTCCCCGGCCGAGCAGGCCGTGCGCGCCATCGCCGCGCGGGCCTCCCCGCCGGAGCGCGAGACGGTGGGCGCGTTCGTGCGGGCCTACCGCGACGGACAGGTGGACCCCGTCACGGTGGCGCGCCGGCTCCATGCGACGCTGGACACGCTGGAGCAGGGGGACGCGCGGATGGGGATGTTCATCACGCGCAAGCCCGAGGAGGTGCTGCGAGCCGCGGAGGCCTCCGCGGAGCGCCTGCGCGCGGGACGTCCGCTGAGCGTGCTGGACGGCGTGCCGGTGGTGGTGAAGGACGAGGTGGACGTGGCGGGCTACCCCACGACGCTCGGCACCCGGTTCAGGAACCAGGTGGCGGCGGTGGATGCGACGGTGGCCGCGCGCCTGCGGGCCGCGGGGGCGCTCATCCTGGGCAAGGCCAACATGCAGGAGATTGGCATCAACCCCATCGGGCTGAATCCGCACCACGGCGCCGTGCGCAACCCGTGGAACCGGGGGCACATCACGGGGGGCAGCTCCAGTGGCTCGGCGGCGGTGGTGGCCGCGGGCCTGTGCCCGCTGGGTGTCGGCGCGGACGGAGGCGGCTCCATCCGAATCCCCGCGGCGCTGTGCGGCATCGTCGGGCTCAAGGCCACCTGGGGCCGCATCCCCGAGACGGGCGTGCCGCCGCTCTGCTGGAACGTGGGCCATGTCGGGCCCATGGGGCTGACGGTCGACGACGTCGCGGCCCTGTACGCGGTGCTCGCCGGGCCCGATGGCAAGGACGTGGTGGCGCAGAATCAGCCCGCGCACCACCTGTCGGGCTATGAGCGCGCGGACCTGACGGGGATTCGGCTGGGCATCTGCTGGCCGTACTTCGAGGACGCCGCGCCCGACGTGGTGGCGCGCTGCAAGGACGCGGTGAAGGCGCTCACGGACGCGGGCGCGGTGGTGGTGGAGATTCCCGCGCCGGACCTGAACACGGTGCTCTGGACGCACAGCTGCATCATCCTGAGCGAGATGGCGGAGTCGATGCTGCCGCACACGCGCGAGCGGGTCTCCGACTTCGGGCTCGACTCGCGCACGAACCTGGCCATCGGCCGGCACTTCCGCGCCACGGACCTGGTGCACGCGCTGCGACACCGCCACCGGCTGACGCGAGAGCTGCTCGCCGTCATGTCCGGCGTGGACGTCATCATCACCCCCACGACGGCCATCTCCGCGCCCGCCATCCCCGAGTCGACGCTCCCCGAGGGGGAGTCGAACCTCCAGGTCGCGGACGCGCTGATGCGCTTCGTGCGCGAGGGCAACCTGACGGGCTTCCCCGCGCTGTCCGTCCCCGCGGGCCATGACCGCGCGGGCCTGCCCGTGGGCGTGCAGCTCATGGGGCGCCCCTTCGAGGAGCACCTGCTCTTGCGCCTGGGGCGCGTGGTGGAGAGCGCCACGCCCGTGCGCACGCCGTCGCTCCACGTCACCGCCTTGCGGTGAGGGATGTGCTTGTGGGCGGCCCGGAGTCCCCGGGCCGCCCCGCATGTCACTCTTCAACCCGGATGTATCCAGTCGTTTTGTATACCTTCTGAATTTCGCCAGGACTGTCGCTCGTGGCCGTGATGAGGGATTGAGCTGGCAATTCGAGAAGAGATGGTCAGGATGCCTCGTGAGGCCGGACGTCAATTCCTGTCATCCGGGCGGCCTGGGAGGAATCCAATCATGCGATGGAATCAACAGGGGCGCTGGCTCCCCGTGGTGCTGGCGGCGTCCGTCTGGAGTGCCTGTGGCCCGGCGTCACCGCCCGCGCCCGAACCGGACTCGCAAGGCGTGGTCTCCGCGGGGCTCGCCGAGCTCGTCGTGAACGGCGACTTCAGCGGAGGCTCGGTGGCGCCCTGGTGGAGCGGCCCCAACACGCAGTCGGTGGTGGAGAACGGGCGGCTGCGGGTCAACGTCACGGGCAACCCGGCGAATCCGTGGGATGCGCCCATGGGACAGGATGGCATCGCCCTGGTGAACGGTCAGTCGTACACCTTGGCGTTCACCGCGTCGGCCTCCGCGCCCGTGACGGTGCGGGTGACGGCGCAGCTGGGGACGGCGCCGTACACCGCGCCGTTGGACCAGCGCATCACCTTGGATGGCACGCCGCGCGCGTTCTCGTTCCCCTTCACCTCGAACCTGGGCACGACGGCCGGGCAGGTGACCTTCCAACTGGGCGGCGCGGGGGCCTTCTCCGCGTTCCTGGACAACGTCTCGCTCTCCACGGGCGGTGGAGGTGGTGGTGGGCCGCTGGGGATGACCAGCGGCTTCTACGTGGACCCGGACTCCAACCCCGCCGTGTGGGTGCGCAACAACGGCTGGGACTCGCGCGCGGCGGGCATCCAGAGCGCCATCGCGAGCAAGGCGGGGGCGAAGTGGTTCGGCAACTGGAGCGGAGACATCGCGTCGGCGGTCTCCAGCTACGTCACCGCGGCGGACGCGGCGGACAAGCTGCCGGTGCTCGTGGCCTACAACATCCCTGGGCGCGACTGTGGCAGCCACTCAGGGGGCGGCGCGGGCAGCCCGGAGGCGTACCGGACGTGGATCTCCGCGTTCGTCACCGGCCTGGGCAACCGCCCGGCCGTGGTCATCATCGAGCCCGACGCGGTGGCGCAGCTCGACTGCCTCCCCGATGACACGGAGCGCAACACGCGGCTGGGCCTCTTGCGGTACGCGACGGAGCAGCTGCGAGATCGCGCGCCCAACACCTGGGCCTACCTGGATGGCGGCAACGCGGGCTGGATTGCCGCCGACACCATGGCGCAGCGGCTGGAGTCCGCGGGCGCGCGCAACATCCGAGGCTTCGCCCTCAACGTGTCGAACTATTACCTCACGAGCGCCTCCACGGCGTACGGCGCGGCGGTCAACAGCGCGCTGAACACGCGCTATGCGTACACGCGTCCCTTCGTGGTGGACACCAGCCGCAACGGCAACGGCCACAACGGCGACTGGTGCAACCCCGCGGGCCGCAAGCTGGGCGCGTTGTCACAAGCAGGTGGAGGCGCGGAGATGCTCCTGTGGGTGAAGGTGCCTGGGGACTCCGACGGAAACTGCGGCATCGCGCCGAACACGCCCGCGGGCACGTTCAGTCCCGACATCGCCACGCGCCTCATCTCGGGTACGTGATTCCCCAACAATCGCCGCGCGCGTGAGGACTCCGCGCGCGGCCGCGGACGAAGTGCTTGAAGTCGCGGGAGGGCAGCGCTTGGATGCGCCCCCATGTCCGAGCTGCTGACCCGCGCCGAAGCCTCGAATTACGCCGAAACCTCGCGTCATTCCGACGTGCTCGCCTTCATCGACGAGCTCTGCCGCCGTACGAAGCTCGCCCGACGGGTGGACTTCGGAACGAGCGGGGAGGGACAGCCGTTGGTGTCCCTCGTCGTGAGCGACCGCAACTGCTTCACGCCCGAGCAGGCGCGCAAGCAGAAGAAGGTCGTGGTGATGGTGGAGGCGAACATCCACGCGGGCGAGGTGGAGGGGAAGGAAGCCCTGCTCGCGCTCGCGCGGGATTTGACGCTGACGAAGCTGGGCCAGAAGGTGCTGGACCGGGTGTGCCTGGTCCTGATTCCCAACTTCAACCCGGACGGCAATGACCGCATCAGCCCCAACAACCGCAAGCTCAACCTGAAGAGCCTGGAGGGGCAGGTCAACCCCGAGGGAGGCGTGGGCACGCGCTACACGGGCGAGGGCTGGAACCTCAACCGCGACAGCATGAAGCAGGAGGCGCCGGAGACGCGCGCCGTCGCGAAGCTGCACCAGGCGTGGTGGCCGGAGGTGTTCATCGACTGCCACACCACGGACGGCAGCATCCACGACTTCGACCTGACGTTCGACACGTCGCACTCGAACGAGCCGCTGTTCCAGGAGCTGCGGGACTACAACCGGGAGATGCTGGAGCGCGTCTCGGCGGCGGTGCAGAAGCGCCACGGCTTCGACAGCTACTGGTACGGCAACTACCGCGAGGAGGATGTCCCCACCTCGGGCTGGCACACCTACCCGGCGCTCCCGCGCTTCGGCAGCCACTACCGCGGCCTGCTGGGCCGGCTGGACGTGCTGCTGGAGACGTACAGCTACATCGACTACCCGCGCCGCTGCGCGGTGATTCGCGCGTGGCTGCTGGAGTTGATTCGCGAGGCGGCCCGGAGCGCGAAGGCCTGCCTCTCCGTCACCCAGGCCGCGCAGGACGCCATCATCGCGCGCGGCAAGACGCCGGACCCGCGGGAGCTGGTGGGCATCAACTACGGCGTGGCCACCCGCGACGCGGAAGGGGCGCTGACGTACGACTACCCGGCCTACGCGAAGCCCGGGGACCTGGCGCGCATCCAGGCGTTCGACGAGAAGAGCATCGCGGAGCACCGCTTCCCCGGGAAGAAGAAGAAGGTCTACCGCGTGCCGCACTACCGCACGTTCCTCCCCACGCATGCGGTGAGCACGCCGGAGGGCTACCTGGTGCCCGCGGAGCTGGCGCCCCGGCTGGAAGGCCACGGCATCCGCTTCGAGGCCCTCCCGAAGGCGCGCTCCTTCCTGGTGGACAGCTACCGCGTCGCCCGCCGCGAGGAGACCTTCAGCCCCGACGTGGCGGCGAACGTCCCGCGTCCGGGCGAGGCCGAGGTGCCGCTGAGCATGAAGCCCAAGCCCGTGCGCTTCGAGACGGTGCTCACGGTGGCGCCCGAGCGCACCACGCGTGAGTTCCCCCAGGGCACGCTCTATGTCCCCACCGCCCAGCGCGGCGGCACGTTGGCCGTGTACCTGCTGGAGCCGCACTCCGATGACGGCTTCTGCCGGTGGCAGTTCGTGGACAAGCAGGTGGAGGTGGGCGGGCTGTACCCCGTGCACCGCGTGGTGAGCCCCGCTCCCGCGCCGAAGAAGGCGGAGTAGGTAGGCGGAGGTGGCCTGGAGCCCGCGAGGGTAGGGGCTCCAGCGCCCGGGGGGGCGTCACCGCGACACCGGACAGGGCGTTCCAGTTCGTCCCTGGGGTTCCGCGGTTCGTCCCTTCGCGCGTGGAAGCAGTCCCGCAGGCTCGTTAGCGTGCCGGGCCATGCGTGATGAGGACAAGGCCCGACGGGGGGCCGGAGAGGTCGCACCGCTGCCGTCCTGGGCTGTCTGGACGGGGGCCTTGGGCTGGTGGCTCGCCGATGCGTTCGTCGCGGTGAGCCAGGTGCGCATCCTCCAGCGCCTGGGCGAGGTGAAGGCGCCGGACGAGGAGCTGTGGCGCATGTCGCTCACCAGCTCGCTCTTGTGGGTCCCCATCACGGTGCTGTGTCTGCGCTTGTCGGAGCGCGTGCCCCTGTCGCTGCGGGGCGGCGCGCGCCCGTGGGTGGCGCACCTCGCGGCGCTGTTCGGGGTGCTCTTCGGACGGGCGGCCTTCGTCATGCTCACGCAGGACCTGGTGGGCTGGTACGAGCGGATGCCGAGCGTGCCGGACCTGCTGGCCCAGAGCGTGGCCAACAACCTGCTGCCCTTCGTGTTGCTGACGGCGGGAGGGCACGCGCTGGGGCTCGCGAGGCGAGCGCACGTGCGGCAGCGGCGCGCGGACCAGCTGCAGGCGCAGCTCGCGGAGGCGCGGCTGCAGGCCCTGGCGTCGCAGCTCCGGCCGCACTTCCTGTTCAACGCGCTCAACGCGGTGGCCTCGCTGGTCCACGCGGACCCGGATGGCGCCGAGCGGATGCTGGCGCGGCTGGGGGACCTGCTGCGCCAGAGCCTGGAGTCCCACGGCCGGCAGGAGGTGACGCTGCGCGAGGAGCTGGCGGCGCTGACGCCGTACCTGGACATCGAGCAGATTCGCTTCGGGCCCCGGCTGCAGGTGGCGTGGAGCCTGGCGCCGGATGTGATGGACGCGCGGGTGCCCTTCCTGGCGCTGCAGCCGCTGGTGGAGAACGCCATCCGCCATGGCCTGGCGCCGCGCGCGGAGCCGGGGCGAATCGAAATCACGGCCGAGCGGGAGGGGACGGTGCTGCGGTTGTCCGTCCGGGACGACGGCATGGGGCCTCCGCCGGAGGGGCCGGTCCGGGTGGGCGGCGTGGGGCTGTCCAACCTGCGCGCGCGGCTGGTGACTTTGTACGGGCCCCGGGCGGGCCTGGAGCTGCGCCGGGGGACTCCTCGCGGCGCGGTGGCGGAGCTGCGTGTGCCGCTGGATGACGGTCTTGAAGGAGAGCGGGTGGCGGCATGAGTGGAGAGCTCGTGGAGACGTCGCTGTTGCGTGTGGCGCTGGCGGATGACGAGCCGCTGGCCCGGTCCCGCCTGCGCGCGCTGTTGTCGGCGGAGCCTCACGTCGAGGTGGTGATGGAGGCGTCCAGCGGCGCGGAGGCGGTGCGCGGCGTGCTGGAGGCCGCGCCGGATGTGTTGCTGCTCGACATCGAGATGCCCGCGGGAGACGGGTTCGAGGTCCTGCGCGCGCTGCCGCCCGAGGTGTTGCCGGTGGTGGTGTTCGTCACCGCCTGGCAGCAGCACGCGGTGAAGGCCTTCGAGGCCCAGGCGCTCGACTTCCTGCTCAAGCCCTATGACAAGGAGCGCTTCCGCGCGGCGCTGGCCCGGGCGCGTCAGCAGGTCCGGCTGCTGCGGCGCGGTGAGTCCGGGGCGAGGCGCGAGGCGCTCCTGTCTGGCCTGGCCCTGGCCGAGGCTCCGCTGCGCCGGCTCCCCGTCAAGGTGGACGGGCGCATCCGCTTCGTGGACTGCGCCTCCATCACCCACGTGGAGGCCGAGGCCAACTACGTGCGGGTGCACGCGGAAGGGGAGCAGCACGTCCTGCGCGAGACGCTGACGCACCTGGAGGAGCGCCTGGACCCTCGGCGCTTCCTGCGGGTCCACCGCTCCGTGCTCATCAACCTGGACAAGGTGCGGGAGATGGAGCCGCTCTCGCAAGGGGAGTACCTGCTGGTGCTGGGCACGCGCGGTGTCGCGGTGCGCACCGGGCGAAGCCACCGCGCCCGCGTGGAGGCCGCGCTGGGGCTGGGCGCGTCGGTGACGGAGTCGCGCTGAGGGCCGTCCCCGCGCCGCGTCCGTTCATCCCGCGGCCCGTTCGCTTCATCCCCACTTCCCGGACACGCGAAGCCGCGAGGCGTACCTCTTCGGTCGCACCATCCACCCGAGAGGACCTCGCCATGTCATCGTCATCGCGTTGCATCCCCGCGTTGCTCGCCGCGCTTGCCCTGTCCACCTCCGCGTCCGCGGCCGCTCCGCGCACGCCGGAGGTGCTGGCTCCTGGCTTCATCTCCTTGCCCGACCAGGAGGAGTGGCGCATCGCCTTCACGCCGGACGGTCGCACCGCCTTCTGGGGCGTGAGCTCCGGCTTCTTCCCGGAGACGCGCCAGGCCACCATCGTCTTCTCCGAGTGGCGTGACGGCCGCTGGTCGGAGCCGCGTCCCGCGCCCTTCTCGGGCGTGTACTCGGACATCGACCCGTTCGTCTCCCCGGATGGGCGCCGCCTGTTCTTCTCCTCCATCCGCCCGCTCAACGGCGAGCCTCGCGCCGATATCGAGGTGTGGGTGGTGGAGCGCCGCCGCGACGGAGGCTGGAGCGAGCCGCGCCACCTGGGCGGCACCGCGCTCAGCACCGGCGATGAGCTGTACCCGAGCGTGGACGCGCAGGGCACGCTCTACTTCGCCTCGGACCGCGAGGGCGGCTACGGCGCGTGGGACTTGTACCGCTCCAAGCTCCGCGCGGACGGCACCTACGGGCCCGCGGAGAACCTGGGGCCGGGCGTCAACACGGAGTACTGGGAGTTCAACCCCCACGTCACGCCGGATGGGAAGACGATGCTCTTCGCGTCCATCGGCCGGCCGGATGGGTATGGCTATGGCGACTTGTACGTCTCCCAGCGCACGTGGCGAGGCTGGCAGCCCGCGCGCAACCTGGGCCCGACGGTGAACACGGCGCTGGACGAGTACCACCCGACGCTCTCGCCCGACCACCGCACGCTCTACTTCGTGCGGCACCAGTATGAGCCGTTCGTCCCGAGCGAGCTCTACCACGTCCGCGTGGGGCGGCTCCTCCCCGAGCTGGACGTGTGCGACGTGCATCACTGAGGCGCCCCGTGGCTCCGCCCGGTGTCAGGGGACTCCGGGCGGAGTCTCGGTTCGACGCCCCCCTCAGCGCGTCTCGAGGCGGAGGTTGTCCAGGGCCAGGTCGGGCTGTCCCTTGGGCAGGTCGACGAAGAAGGCCACGGGCTGCGCATCCCCCAGGTTGAAGTGGGCCAGGATGTGCCGGCTCACCGAGTTGCAGCGCATGCGCAGCTCGCGGTTGTCGGAGGTGATGAATCCACACGTCGCCCCCGTCACGTCGCGCGACGTGTCGAACTCCACCCGCCACGTGCGCCCTCGGATGAACGCCTGTCGCGTCACGAGGAAGCGCTGGCCGCCCTTCACGCGCGCGGCGAAGCCGGAGGAGCCCATCCGCGTCCAGGTGGCCGGAACGGGAGTGCGCGTGCCGGGCTCGACGATGCCCATGCCCACGCGCTGTGAGCGGTACTCGAAGCCATTGGCGAGCGGGTCCGCGACGGTGGTGATCTCCGTCACCGCGAACGCCCCCGAGCCCTGCGCCGCGGATATCTGGAGCGTCTGGCTGCCGCCGCGGGTGGCCTTGAAGGCGATGCCGACGAGCCCCGCGGCCTCCGCCGCATGCACGACGGGGCGCACGCCGCGCAGCAGCGTCTGGTTGCCCAGCGCGAGCGTGATGAGCGGAGGCGTGCCCTCCAGGGAGCGGATGCGGACCGACACGCGATAGGTCATCCCCGCGACGACGTTCGCCGGGGGGAGGGTGACGGTCTCTCCTCGCGCGACGGGGACCAGGGGCTCGTTGACGATGCGCAGGCGCTCCCACGCGGTGCACGTGGTGTCCGTGCACGGCCAGCGCTTGGGGAAGGCCTGTCTGCCGACCATGCCCTTGCGAAGAATCCAGATGTCGTGGGTGAGCCAGAGCAGGGGATTGGGGAACAGGCCCGGCTCCTCGGTGCCGCAGACGTCCGTCGTGCTCCTGCCCTCCGCGAGCTTCTGGGTGACGGCGAGCCGCGCATAGCCCAGTCCTCCGTCGCCGGGTTTTCGCGCGGTGCGGTCGGGGTCCTCGCAGAGGAAGTCATAGTCATGCGCGGTGAAGACCCATTTGTCCCACGTGGCCACGGGGCCCAGCAGCTCCTGCGTGCCCAGCCCCGCGTTGAGCTGGGTGATGCCGGAGCCCGACGAGCCGTGGCAGCCGTGCAGCTCCGTCAGCCGCGCGTCGGTGCCCACCAGCGTCACGCCCAGCGAGACGGTGGGTCGAGGCGGGTCGCTCCACGGCTTGGAGACGAGCGGGAGGAGCTGGTTGGCCGGGTAGTAGTGGTAGTTCTGGACCGGGTCGTAGTTGGCGTAGAGCGTGTAGTGCTGCCAGAGGTCGGAGCGCCGGTCGTCGGGGATGGCGTAGACCTCATGGGCCCAGGCCATGGACACGGGCACTCCCACGCCCTCGTGGTCCGCGACGCTCAGGTAGTCGTAGCGGCAGCCGGGGCTCGCGGGGCCGCAGTCGAGCAGGGCCGTGTCGGCGCGAGGGAAGTTGCCCGGGCAGTTGTACGTGCCATAGGCGTTGCCGCAGCGGGAGACGACGCGGCACTGATAGGACGTGGTGCTGTAGCCCGGGCCCAAGGGTGTGCGGCGGTAGCGGGGGAAGGTGCCGGCCAGGCTGTTCGCGGTGGCCTCCCACTTCACGTCCGCCTCCACCATCGGGTCATACATCTGGACCTCGAGTGGTTGGTGGGGTGGGTCCCACACGTTGATGTCGTCCACGCAGTGGGCGGCGGTGATGGCCTTGCGCGGAGAGATGAAGGTGACGCCGCAGGTGTAGCGCAGCGGGCTGCCGTCCAGGCCCAGCCGGAGCTCGTGGGTGTCGGGCTGTCGCATCGGGACGAAGAGGGTGCCTCGGCTGAGCTGGCTGCTGGCCATGGCGCCTCCCGGAGAGAAGGCCATGTCGTAGTAGTCCCGATAGGCCAGCTGCACCTGCTGGGGCGTGGCCCCGGGCTCTTCGGTGGTGGGCTCGTCGAGCGGGCGGCATGCGGCGAGCGCGGCGCCCAGGATTGAAAGATGGAAGCTCGCGCCGAACCACGCGGCGCGAAGTGTCGTCTCCATTTGGATGATTCTCCCTGTCCGTCGGACGGGCCGCGCGACTCGCGACCCCTCGTGCAAGCTGGCGATGCCCCTGGCGGAGGACGCCCCGAGGGGTGGGCTCCGCGTTCGTTTGGAGTCCGCCTGTGTTGAGCGCTCAGCCTCGCCAGTCCGGCCCTGTCACGGAGCCGACGCGCGGCGATGCGGGGGCTGCATGCGGGTTCAGGCCGGGTGGAAACGACGGGGCGGGCCTGGGAGTGAGCCGCCGTGTGGCCGGCCGCCCCCGAGGACCTGGGGCGCGTCTATACTCCGCGCCCATCATGACGGCGGACCCTCACAAGCAGCAGTTGCGGCGCACGATGCGGCGGGATTTGTGGCTCACGCTCACGCCCGCGGTACTCCTCATGGGCGCCGCCTTCGCCGCCGCGTTCCACTTCATCGAGCCCGCCCCACCCAAGAAGCTCGTCCTGGCCATGTCGCCGGACGAGGGCGGCTTCCGGTTCTACGCCCGGAAGTATCAGGACTTCCTCGCCCGGCACGGCGTCACCCTGGAGCTGCGCTCGACGAAGGGCTCCATCGACAACATCGCGCTGCTCGCCGACGCGCGGTCCGGCGTCGACGTGGCCTTCGTGCAGAGCGGCACCGTGGCCAGCGAGAAGGCGGCGGAGAACGTGGTGTCGCTGGGCAGCCTCTCCTACGTGCCCCTCTGGGTCTTCCACAGGGGCGAGCCGCTGGAGGACGTGCGCCAGCTCGAGGGCCGCCGCATCGCGGTGGGCCCCGAGGGCAGCGGCACCCGCGCGCTGGCGCTCACGCTGCTCAAGGCCAACGCGGTGGAGGGCGCGCCCACGGAGCTGCTTCCCCTGGAGCGCGACGCCGCCGTGGAGCAGTTGAAGCAGGGCCAGCTCGACGCCGTGTTCCTCATCTCCCCCGCGGAGTCGCCCATCATCCACAAGCTGGCGGCGGTGCCGGGCATCCAGCTGCTGAGCTTCTCGCGGGCGGAGGCGTACTCGCGCCGCTTCACGTACCTGTCCCGCCTGGTGCTGCCGCGCGGCGTGTTCAACCTGGCGGCGGACATCCCGGAGCGGGACGTGGAGGTGCTCGCGCCCACGGCGAACCTGGTGGCGCGCGACTCGCTGCACCCCGCGCTCGCCTACCTCCTCATGCGCGCGGCCAGCGAGGTCCATGGCAAGGCGGGCCTGCTCGACGGGGCCGGCGAGTTCCCCGCACCGCGCGAGACGGGCTTCCCCCTGAGCAGCGAGGCCCGCCGCTACTACGAGGCCGGCGTGCCGCTGCTCCAGCGCTACCTGCCGTTCTGGGCGGCCAACCTGGTGGACCGGCTCTGGGTGATGCTCGTGCCCTTCATCGCCGTGGTGGTGCCGCTGTTCCGCATCATCCCCGCGCTCTACCAGTGGCGCATCCGCTCGCGCATCGTCCGCTGGTACGCGCGCCTGAAGGAGAT
Encoded here:
- a CDS encoding TolB family protein, which produces MSSSSRCIPALLAALALSTSASAAAPRTPEVLAPGFISLPDQEEWRIAFTPDGRTAFWGVSSGFFPETRQATIVFSEWRDGRWSEPRPAPFSGVYSDIDPFVSPDGRRLFFSSIRPLNGEPRADIEVWVVERRRDGGWSEPRHLGGTALSTGDELYPSVDAQGTLYFASDREGGYGAWDLYRSKLRADGTYGPAENLGPGVNTEYWEFNPHVTPDGKTMLFASIGRPDGYGYGDLYVSQRTWRGWQPARNLGPTVNTALDEYHPTLSPDHRTLYFVRHQYEPFVPSELYHVRVGRLLPELDVCDVHH
- a CDS encoding sensor histidine kinase, with amino-acid sequence MRDEDKARRGAGEVAPLPSWAVWTGALGWWLADAFVAVSQVRILQRLGEVKAPDEELWRMSLTSSLLWVPITVLCLRLSERVPLSLRGGARPWVAHLAALFGVLFGRAAFVMLTQDLVGWYERMPSVPDLLAQSVANNLLPFVLLTAGGHALGLARRAHVRQRRADQLQAQLAEARLQALASQLRPHFLFNALNAVASLVHADPDGAERMLARLGDLLRQSLESHGRQEVTLREELAALTPYLDIEQIRFGPRLQVAWSLAPDVMDARVPFLALQPLVENAIRHGLAPRAEPGRIEITAEREGTVLRLSVRDDGMGPPPEGPVRVGGVGLSNLRARLVTLYGPRAGLELRRGTPRGAVAELRVPLDDGLEGERVAA
- a CDS encoding LytR/AlgR family response regulator transcription factor, with product MSGELVETSLLRVALADDEPLARSRLRALLSAEPHVEVVMEASSGAEAVRGVLEAAPDVLLLDIEMPAGDGFEVLRALPPEVLPVVVFVTAWQQHAVKAFEAQALDFLLKPYDKERFRAALARARQQVRLLRRGESGARREALLSGLALAEAPLRRLPVKVDGRIRFVDCASITHVEAEANYVRVHAEGEQHVLRETLTHLEERLDPRRFLRVHRSVLINLDKVREMEPLSQGEYLLVLGTRGVAVRTGRSHRARVEAALGLGASVTESR
- a CDS encoding TAXI family TRAP transporter solute-binding subunit, giving the protein MTADPHKQQLRRTMRRDLWLTLTPAVLLMGAAFAAAFHFIEPAPPKKLVLAMSPDEGGFRFYARKYQDFLARHGVTLELRSTKGSIDNIALLADARSGVDVAFVQSGTVASEKAAENVVSLGSLSYVPLWVFHRGEPLEDVRQLEGRRIAVGPEGSGTRALALTLLKANAVEGAPTELLPLERDAAVEQLKQGQLDAVFLISPAESPIIHKLAAVPGIQLLSFSRAEAYSRRFTYLSRLVLPRGVFNLAADIPERDVEVLAPTANLVARDSLHPALAYLLMRAASEVHGKAGLLDGAGEFPAPRETGFPLSSEARRYYEAGVPLLQRYLPFWAANLVDRLWVMLVPFIAVVVPLFRIIPALYQWRIRSRIVRWYARLKEIEIQLDENPGREMLEDMLKRLEEAEREVNRIPMPLSYAENLYFFREHIEVVRRRLIRRLAGGLEGVDGHLQHASAQ